One Prunus dulcis chromosome 7, ALMONDv2, whole genome shotgun sequence DNA segment encodes these proteins:
- the LOC117634231 gene encoding protein HGV2 isoform X1, whose product MVEEASASVGETLPQNALEAQRSNEATITEGAQGGAESTCNNDNAEASAVTSDGDREKSLEFADELMEKGSKAIKDSDFGEATECFSRSLEIRVAHYGELAPQCVNAYYKYGCALLYKAQEETDPLGAVPKKEGESHQGSAKVGSVKNVVNGESSTASASSDAEQDESLNHEEGAADEGVSGEKDQEEEHDDSDVEDLVEADEDETDLDLAWKMLDVARAIVEKHSGDTMEKVDILSTLAEVALEREDVETSLSDYQKALSILERLVEPDSRRIAELNFRICLCLEIGSKPEEAILYCQKAISICKSRVRRLMLESRSFSESTTSSAASVLEQGVTLSSTVTESDSTVTDKQAEIETLTGLSGDLEKKLEDLQQLASNPKSILAEILGLASAKAKGTEKSESSAGQSSSRMGAADNIGGFDSPTVSTAHTNGTSGVTHLGVVGRGVKRVLMHSGTAESSSAKKPALDSSEDKGEGNT is encoded by the exons aTGGTTGAAGAAGCGTCGGCATCGGTGGGAGAAACCCTACCCCAAAACGCGCTGGAGGCTCAGAGGTCCAACGAGGCCACCATCACAGAGGGAGCTCAGGGAGGCGCCGAGTCTACTTGCAACAACGACAACGCGGAAGCTTCAGCTGTCACTTCCGATGGAGATCGCGAGAAGTCGCTGGAGTTTGCCGACGAGTTGATGGAGAAGGGTTCCAAGGCCATCAAAGACTCTGATTTCGGCGAGGCCACCGAGTGCTTCAGCCGTTCCTTGGAAATCAG GGTTGCGCATTATGGCGAACTTGCTCCTCAGTGTGTCAATGCATACTATAAGTATGGATGTGCATTGCTCTACAAAGCTCAAGAGGAGACTGATCCCTTGGGTGCTGTACCCAAGAAGGAGGGTGAATCTCACCAAGGATCTGCTAAGGTTGGTTCTGTTAAGAATGTTGTAAATGGTGAATCTTCTACAGCTTCTGCTTCAAGTGATGCTGAGCAGGATGAAAGTTTGAATCATGAGGAAGGAGCAGCTGATGAGGGTG TTTCTGGGGAAAAAGACCAGGAAGAAGAACATGATGATAGTGATGTTGAAGACCTGGTTGAAGCAGATGAAGATGAGACTGACCTTGATTTGGCATGGAAAATGCTAGATGTTGCAAGAGCAATTGTTGAAAAACACTCGGGTGACACAATGGAGAAGGTGGACATATTATCAACTTTGGCAGAAGTTGCATTGGAAAGAG AGGACGTTGAAACTTCTCTCAGTGACTACCAGAAAGCACTTTCCATTTTGGAGCGGTTGGTTGAGCCAGATAGTCGACGTATAGCTGAACT AAACTTTCGAATATGTTTGTGTTTGGAGATTGGTTCCAAGCCTGAGGAAGCCATTCTGTATTGCCAGAAGGCTATATCAATCTGCAAGTCTCGTGTGCGGAGACTCATGCTCGAATCAAGGAGTTTCTCAGAATCTACGACCTCGTCGGCTGCTTCTGTATTGGAGCAGGGTGTCACGCTCTCCTCAACTGTGACAGAGTCTGATAGTACTGTGACAGATAAGCAGGCAGAGATTGAAACACTAACTGGACTCTCTGGAGATCTGGAAAAGAAg CTTGAAGATCTGCAACAACTGGcctcaaacccaaaatccattCTCGCTGAAATTCTGGGATTGGCGTCTGCCAAGGCAAAAGGCACTGAGAAGAGTGAATCTTCAGCAGGGCAGAGCTCTTCACGGATGGGAGCTGCTGACAACATTGGAGGCTTTGACTCCCCAACTGTTTCTACTGCTCATACGAATGGAACTTCTGGAGTCACACATCTCGGTGTGGTAGGAAGAGGAGTAAAGCGAGTATTGATGCACTCAGGCACTGCGGAATCAAGCTCGGCGAAGAAACCTGCTTTGGATTCATCTGAAGATAAGGGAGAGGGCAACACATGA
- the LOC117634232 gene encoding uncharacterized protein LOC117634232: MATARASVLALHPVRNAPRNSPTAASKPAPPRGLALPGRRQLALSLTWTAALAAVAVEAKAEDIGLFGLKRKLNEAERGTEVIVKEGFEAAEKGIETAEKGLETAEEGVEAVVSFGGLAQAGAVAGAEVVGILVATSVVNGILGPES; this comes from the coding sequence ATGGCTACTGCGAGAGCCTCAGTTCTAGCTCTCCACCCAGTGCGCAATGCGCCCCGCAACTCCCCCACGGCCGCCTCCAAACCTGCGCCGCCACGTGGACTCGCATTACCCGGGCGGAGACAGCTGGCGCTGTCGCTGACGTGGACGGCGGCGCTGGCGGCTGTGGCGGTGGAGGCGAAGGCGGAAGACATCGGGCTGTTTGGGCTCAAGAGGAAGCTGAATGAGGCGGAGAGGGGGACGGAGGTGATAGTGAAGGAAGGGTTCGAGGCGGCGGAGAAGGGCATCGAAACGGCGGAGAAGGGACTCGAAACGGCGGAGGAAGGGGTGGAGGCTGTGGTGAGCTTTGGCGGGCTAGCGCAGGCTGGAGCGGTGGCGGGAGCGGAGGTTGTGGGGATTTTGGTGGCGACTTCGGTCGTGAATGGGATTTTGGGGCCAGAGAGTTAG
- the LOC117634358 gene encoding oxygen-evolving enhancer protein 1, chloroplastic: MREQALSYPLSNSLQSPPNNSPIATQKLFQILCFKHRDHIGTAKQPPTMAASLQAAATLMQPTKVGAPAKTGLQLRSSQNVSKAFGLEPSASARLTCSLQSDLKDFAHKCVDASKIAGFALATSALVVSGAGAEGVPKRLTFDEIQSKTYLEVKGTGTANQCPTIDGGLEAFAFKPGKYTAKKFCLEPTSFTVKAESVNKNAPPEFQNTKLMTRLTYTLDEIEGPFEVSPDGTLKFEEKDGIDYAAVTVQLPGGERVPFLFTIKQLVASGKPENFGGEFLVPSYRGSSFLDPKGRGGSTGYDNAIALPAGGRGDEEELAKENIKNTASSKGKITLSVTKSKPESGELIGVFESIQPSDTDLGAKTPKDVKIQGVWYAQLD, from the exons ATGAGAGAGCAAGCCTTATCCTATCCATTATCCAACTCACTCCAAAGCCCACCAAATAACTCCCCAATTGCCACACAAAAACTCTTCCAAATACTCTGTTTCAAACACAGAGATCACATTGGAACTGCAAAACAACCTCCAACCATGGCAGCCTCACTCCAAGCAGCTGCTACGCTCATGCAGCCCACCAAGGTGGGCGCGCCGGCAAAAACCGGCCTTCAGCTCAGGTCCTCCCAGAATGTCTCCAAGGCCTTTGGCTTGGAACCATCTGCCTCTGCTAGGCTCACTTGCTCTCTGCAGTCTGATCTCAAGGACTTTGCTCACAAGTGTGTTGATGCCTCTAAGATTGCTGGCTTTGCTCTTGCTACTTCTGCCCTCGTCGTCTCG GGAGCAGGTGCAGAGGGAGTTCCAAAGAGGCTGACCTTTGATGAAATCCAGAGCAAGACATACTTGGAAGTGAAGGGAACAGGAACTGCAAACCAATGCCCAACCATCGATGGAGGGTTAGAAGCCTTCGCCTTCAAGCCGGGCAAGTACACTGCCAAGAAGTTCTGCCTAGAGCCCACATCCTTCACTGTCAAGGCAGAGAGTGTGAACAAGAATGCTCCACCAGAGTTCCAAAACACCAAGCTGATGACCCGCCTAACCTACACCCTCGATGAGATCGAAGGGCCTTTCGAAGTGTCCCCAGATGGCACTCTCAAGTTTGAGGAGAAAGATGGGATTGACTATGCTGCAGTCACAGTCCAGCTCCCCGGAGGCGAGCGTGTCCCTTTCCTCTTCACCATCAAACAGCTTGTAGCCTCAGGCAAACCCGAAAACTTTGGAGGGGAGTTTCTAGTACCATCGTACCGCGGTTCTTCTTTCTTGGACCCAAAGGGTAGAGGAGGCTCCACTGGTTATGACAATGCCATTGCATTGCCAGCAGGAGGCAGAGGAGATGAGGAGGAGTTGGCCAAGGAGAACATCAAGAATACTGCTTCATCAAAAGGGAAGATCACACTGAGTGTGACCAAGAGCAAGCCTGAGAGTGGAGAGTTGATTGGAGTGTTTGAGAGCATCCAGCCATCTGATACTGATTTGGGAGCAAAGACTCCAAAGGATGTCAAAATCCAGGGAGTCTGGTATGCTCAGCTTGATTAA
- the LOC117634079 gene encoding BTB/POZ domain-containing protein At5g66560 encodes MEKMAAAAAAAEKPSSKGQAWFCTTGLPSDIVVEVDDMTFHLHKFPLMSKSRKLHNLITEQETNPSQTRQQIEEQDENDDEIEEVQCQIALSDFPGGSETFEIAAKFCYGVKIDLSSSNVAPLRCAGEYLEMTEEYSEDNLISKTERFLSQSVLKSFKESLKALKSCERVMPLAETLGITQTCIDSIASRATSADPTLFGWPVSEAPNANTNAISSSSSTKQQILWNGIDAGGGGGRRRGLSKHADSWVEDLVVLSLPLFRRLISAMKSGDLSLEMVETCLMHYAKKYIPGISRTNRKPPSSISAVTATTTSSALASESQQRELLETIISNLPLEKSSRPSTATRFLFGLLRTANILNASEACKAALEKKIASQLHQATLDDLLIPSYSYLNETLYDVDCVERILGYFLNGLDQRNTAGIEEDDGSDGAVRSPTLMLVGKLIDEFLSEIASDANLKPDRFYNLAISLPEQARLFDDGLYRAVDLYLKAHPWITEPEREKICGILDCQKLTLEACTHAAQNERLPLRAVVQVLFFEQLQLRHAIAGTLLATDVAPPDSGRPSVLQRERQGEEEEEEDDAEARAEEDGDNVARANDIGGGTWRAAVRENQVLRLDMDSMRTRVHQLERECSNMKKVIEKIDNPGQPRRDGSGWKDSLSRRFGCKFKTQVCDSHEATAVDTRKGRRHHHQQ; translated from the exons ATGGAGAAAATGGCGgcggcagcagcagcagctgagAAGCCCAGCTCCAAAGGACAAGCATG GTTCTGCACCACTGGGTTACCAAGCGACATTGTGGTCGAAGTCGATGACATGACCTTCCATCTCCACAAG TTTCCTCTCATGTCAAAAAGCCGGAAGCTTCACAACCTGATCACAGAGCAAGAGACGAACCCATCGCAAACCCGCCAACAAATTGAAGAGCAGGATGAGAACGATGACGAAATCGAAGAAGTTCAGTGCCAAATAGCTCTCTCTGACTTCCCCGGCGGCTCAGAGACCTTCGAAATAGCAGCTAAGTTCTGCTATGGCGTCAAGATCGACTTGAGCTCCTCCAATGTCGCGCCTCTGCGCTGCGCAGGAGAGTATCTGGAAATGACCGAAGAGTACTCAGAAGATAACCTCATTTCCAAGACCGAGAGGTTTCTCTCTCAGTCTGTTTTGAAGAGCTTCAAGGAATCGCTCAAAGCTCTCAAGTCCTGCGAACGAGTGATGCCTCTTGCAGAGACTTTGGGTATTACGCAGACGTGCATAGACTCCATCGCCTCCCGCGCCACGTCAGCCGATCCCACCCTGTTTGGCTGGCCGGTAAGCGAAGCACCCAATGCGAATACGAATGcgatttcttcttcttcttccaccaAACAGCAGATTTTGTGGAATGGGATCGACGCCGGTGGCGGCGGTGGACGAAGAAGAGGCCTTTCCAAACACGCAGATTCCTGGGTTGAAGATTTGGTGGTTTTGAGCTTGCCTCTGTTCAGGCGATTGATTTCCGCCATGAAATCTGGAGATCTAAGCTTGGAGATGGTGGAGACTTGTTTGATGCATTACGCTAAGAAGTACATTCCTGGAATTTCAAGAACAAATCGAAAGCCTCCATCTTCTATCTCCGCCGTCACCGCCACCACAACCTCATCGGCTTTAGCTTCGGAGAGTCAACAGCGAGAGCTTTTGGAGACGATCATCTCCAATCTTCCATTGGAGAAGAGCTCCAGACCTTCCACCGCTACGCGTTTCCTCTTTGGACTGCTGAGAACCGCCAACATACTCAATGCCTCCGAGGCCTGCAAAGCCgcgttggagaagaagatcgCTTCGCAGCTCCACCAAGCCACCTTAGACGACCTTCTTATCCCGAGCTACTCGTACCTCAACGAGACTCTCTACGACGTCGATTGTGTCGAGAGGATCTTAGGTTACTTCTTGAACGGCTTGGATCAGAGAAACACAGCCGGAATTGAAGAAGACGACGGTTCTGACGGTGCTGTCAGATCGCCGACGTTGATGCTCGTCGGAAAATTAATCGACGAGTTTCTCTCCGAGATCGCCTCCGACGCGAATCTCAAGCCGGACCGATTCTACAATCTCGCGATTTCTCTACCTGAACAAGCTCGGCTCTTCGACGACGGTCTTTACAGAGCCGTCGATCTCTATCTCAAG GCTCATCCATGGATAACGGAACCAGAGCGCGAGAAGATCTGCGGAATTTTAGACTGCCAGAAGCTCACGCTCGAGGCTTGCACGCACGCGGCGCAGAACGAGCGGTTGCCTCTGCGCGCGGTGGTGCAAGTTCTGTTCTTTGAGCAGCTCCAGCTCCGGCACGCCATCGCCGGAACGCTGCTCGCAACCGACGTCGCTCCCCCGGACTCGGGCAGGCCATCGGTGCTGCAACGCGAACGACagggagaggaggaggaggaagaggacgACGCGGAGGCACGTGCGGAGGAAGATGGGGATAATGTGGCACGTGCAAATGATATTGGGGGCGGCACGTGGCGGGCGGCAGTGAGGGAGAATCAGGTGTTGCGCTTGGATATGGATAGCATGAGGACGCGGGTGCACCAGCTGGAGCGGGAATGCTCCAACATGAAAAAGGTGATCGAGAAGATTGATAATCCGGGTCAGCCCAGGAGGGACGGGTCGGGTTGGAAGGACTCGTTGAGCCGGAGGTTCGGGTGTAAGTTCAAGACCCAGGTGTGTGATTCGCACGAAGCCACGGCCGTTGATACTAGGAAAGGACGGCGACACCATCATCAACAATAG
- the LOC117634326 gene encoding thioredoxin-like protein HCF164, chloroplastic → MARVASNPVGLHRFRPCFQVAQLPQHARTSLHFRNEHRRFPTVSCQQTPDPTETSTTEKSIVEPGSGNDSSSQATSSSRDSGPPKFPNKNTNKQVALVSTLAALALFLSGRLDFGVSLKDLSVAALPYEEALSNGKPTVVEFYADWCEVCKELAPDVYKVEQQYKGRVNFVLLNVDNTKWEQELDEFGVEGIPHFAFLDKKGNEEGNVVGRLPEKYLLENVDALARGEASIPHARVVGQFSSAEARKVHQVADPRSHG, encoded by the exons ATGGCTCGCGTGGCTTCAAACCCAGTTGGTCTACATAGGTTCCGGCCATGTTTCCAGGTTGCTCAGCTTCCCCAACATGCTAGAACCTCTCTTCACTTCCGAAACGAGCACCGCAGATTTCCAACCGTTTCTTGCCAGCAAACCCCAGATCCAACCGAGACCTCCACAACG GAGAAATCGATTGTTGAGCCAGGCTCAGGCAATGATAGCAGTAGCCAAGCTACGAGTTCCTCAAGAGACTCTGGCCCTCCAAAGTTTCCGAACAAAAATACCAACAAGCAAGTAGCATTGGTTTCTACTCTTGCAGCACTAGCACTTTTCTTATCAGGACGACTAGATTTTGGTGTTTCTTTGAAGGACTTATCTGTTGCTGCCTTACCTTATGAAGAG GCTCTGTCAAATGGGAAGCCTACTGTTGTTGAGTTCTATGCCGATTGGTGTGAAGTATGCAAGGAATTAGCTCCAGATGTCTATAAAGTTGAGCAGCAGTATAA GGGTCgtgtaaattttgttttgctgaATGTTGACAACACAAAGTGGGAACAGGAGCTTGATGAGTTTGGTGTTGAGGGTATTCCACACTTCGCATTCCTAGATAAAAAGGGCAATGAAGAGGGTAATGTTGTAGGTAGGCTTCCAGAGAAGTATCTGCTTGAGAATGTGGATGCCCTCGCCCGTGGAGAAGCCTCCATACCTCACGCTCGTGTAGTGGGGCAGTTTTCAAGTGCTGAAGCCAGAAAGGTTCACCAAGTTGCTGATCCAAGAAGTCATGGATAG
- the LOC117635438 gene encoding LOB domain-containing protein 22-like codes for MENRDQGAAQNHPCASCKQQRRKCDETCEMAPYFPASRYSEFQNAHKIFGVSNIQKIMAMAAPDQKQAAAESILTEGNARKNDPPSHVMAEMRKYEQGYNYWSTLEDAEEEVFDIRLIEPVLFESNLKGNASSSGSGKSSAAASKAKEKQPSESLQDKTTEDEA; via the exons ATGGAAAATAGGGATCAGGGTGCAGCTCAAAACCATCCTTGTGCTTCCTGCAAGCAGCAGAGGAGAAAATGTGATGAGACCTGTGAAATGGCCCCATACTTTCCAGCCAGCAGGTACAGTGAGTTCCAAAATGCTCATAAGATCTTTGGTGTGAGCAACATCCAAAAGATCATGGCCATGGCTGCACCTGATCAAAAACAGGCAGCTGCTGAAAGCATTCTCACGGAAGGGAATGCAAGGAAAAATGATCCT CCCTCTCATGTCATGGCTGAGATGAGAAAATATGAACAAGGATACAATTACTGGTCAACTTTGGAAGATGCAGAAGAGGAGGTCTTTGACATCCGGCTCATAGAACCAGTATTATTTGAATCCAATCTGAAGGGGAATGCAAGTTCTAGTGGATCAGGAAAATCCAG TGCTGCTGCCTCCAAGGCCAAAGAGAAGCAGCCTTCAGAGAGTTTGCAAGATAAAACTACAGAAGATGAGGCTTGA
- the LOC117634973 gene encoding cold-regulated 413 plasma membrane protein 2-like, giving the protein MGRMEYLALKRSDPDTNELINSDINDLKIAAKKLINDATKLGGLGFGTSFLKWVASFAAIYLLILDRTNWRTNMLTSLLIPYIFFSLPSVLFNPLRGEVGKWIAFIAVVLRLFFPRHFPDWLQMPGSLILLLVVAPNFFAHTLKDGWVGVLICLLIGCYLLQEHIRASGGFRNSFTQSHGISNTLGIILLLVYPVWALVLHFI; this is encoded by the exons ATGGGGAGGATGGAGTATTTGGCTCTGAAGAGAAGTGATCCAGACACCAATGAGTTGATAAATTCAGACATCAATGATCTCAAGATTGCAGCCAAGAAACTCATCAATGATGCCACTAAGCTTGGTGGGTTGGGTTTTGGGACTTCTTTTCTCAAATGGGTTGCCTCTTTTGCTGCCAT ATATCTGTTGATATTGGATCGAACCAACTGGAGAACAAATATGCTGACTTCACTTTTAATCCCTTACATTTTCTTCAGTCTTCCTTCAGTGCTCTTCAACCCCCTAAG AGGAGAGGTTGGAAAATGGATTGCTTTTATTGCTGTTGTACTGAGGCTTTTCTTCCCAAGACATTTCCCAG ATTGGCTACAGATGCCCGGTTCGTTGAtccttcttcttgttgtggCTCCGAACTTTTTCGCGCACACATTGAAGGACGGCTGGGTTGGTGTCTTGATATGTCTTCTCATTGGTTGTTACCTGCTGCAAGAGCACATCCGGGCTTCAGGTGGCTTCAGAAATTCCTTCACACAAAGCCATGGAATATCAAACACTCTAGGCATTATCCTTCTCTTAGTCTACCCTGTTTGGGCATTGGTTCTCCATTTCATCTAA
- the LOC117634231 gene encoding protein HGV2 isoform X2, with amino-acid sequence MVEEASASVGETLPQNALEAQRSNEATITEGAQGGAESTCNNDNAEASAVTSDGDREKSLEFADELMEKGSKAIKDSDFGEATECFSRSLEIRVAHYGELAPQCVNAYYKYGCALLYKAQEETDPLGAVPKKEGESHQGSAKVGSVKNVVNGESSTASASSDAEQDESLNHEEGAADEVSGEKDQEEEHDDSDVEDLVEADEDETDLDLAWKMLDVARAIVEKHSGDTMEKVDILSTLAEVALEREDVETSLSDYQKALSILERLVEPDSRRIAELNFRICLCLEIGSKPEEAILYCQKAISICKSRVRRLMLESRSFSESTTSSAASVLEQGVTLSSTVTESDSTVTDKQAEIETLTGLSGDLEKKLEDLQQLASNPKSILAEILGLASAKAKGTEKSESSAGQSSSRMGAADNIGGFDSPTVSTAHTNGTSGVTHLGVVGRGVKRVLMHSGTAESSSAKKPALDSSEDKGEGNT; translated from the exons aTGGTTGAAGAAGCGTCGGCATCGGTGGGAGAAACCCTACCCCAAAACGCGCTGGAGGCTCAGAGGTCCAACGAGGCCACCATCACAGAGGGAGCTCAGGGAGGCGCCGAGTCTACTTGCAACAACGACAACGCGGAAGCTTCAGCTGTCACTTCCGATGGAGATCGCGAGAAGTCGCTGGAGTTTGCCGACGAGTTGATGGAGAAGGGTTCCAAGGCCATCAAAGACTCTGATTTCGGCGAGGCCACCGAGTGCTTCAGCCGTTCCTTGGAAATCAG GGTTGCGCATTATGGCGAACTTGCTCCTCAGTGTGTCAATGCATACTATAAGTATGGATGTGCATTGCTCTACAAAGCTCAAGAGGAGACTGATCCCTTGGGTGCTGTACCCAAGAAGGAGGGTGAATCTCACCAAGGATCTGCTAAGGTTGGTTCTGTTAAGAATGTTGTAAATGGTGAATCTTCTACAGCTTCTGCTTCAAGTGATGCTGAGCAGGATGAAAGTTTGAATCATGAGGAAGGAGCAGCTGATGAGG TTTCTGGGGAAAAAGACCAGGAAGAAGAACATGATGATAGTGATGTTGAAGACCTGGTTGAAGCAGATGAAGATGAGACTGACCTTGATTTGGCATGGAAAATGCTAGATGTTGCAAGAGCAATTGTTGAAAAACACTCGGGTGACACAATGGAGAAGGTGGACATATTATCAACTTTGGCAGAAGTTGCATTGGAAAGAG AGGACGTTGAAACTTCTCTCAGTGACTACCAGAAAGCACTTTCCATTTTGGAGCGGTTGGTTGAGCCAGATAGTCGACGTATAGCTGAACT AAACTTTCGAATATGTTTGTGTTTGGAGATTGGTTCCAAGCCTGAGGAAGCCATTCTGTATTGCCAGAAGGCTATATCAATCTGCAAGTCTCGTGTGCGGAGACTCATGCTCGAATCAAGGAGTTTCTCAGAATCTACGACCTCGTCGGCTGCTTCTGTATTGGAGCAGGGTGTCACGCTCTCCTCAACTGTGACAGAGTCTGATAGTACTGTGACAGATAAGCAGGCAGAGATTGAAACACTAACTGGACTCTCTGGAGATCTGGAAAAGAAg CTTGAAGATCTGCAACAACTGGcctcaaacccaaaatccattCTCGCTGAAATTCTGGGATTGGCGTCTGCCAAGGCAAAAGGCACTGAGAAGAGTGAATCTTCAGCAGGGCAGAGCTCTTCACGGATGGGAGCTGCTGACAACATTGGAGGCTTTGACTCCCCAACTGTTTCTACTGCTCATACGAATGGAACTTCTGGAGTCACACATCTCGGTGTGGTAGGAAGAGGAGTAAAGCGAGTATTGATGCACTCAGGCACTGCGGAATCAAGCTCGGCGAAGAAACCTGCTTTGGATTCATCTGAAGATAAGGGAGAGGGCAACACATGA